From Pseudomonas vanderleydeniana, the proteins below share one genomic window:
- a CDS encoding biotin-dependent carboxyltransferase family protein, giving the protein MSHLLIEASTRLCLLQDRGRFGVRHLGVTQGGALDWVSMAWANHLLGNSLDAPVVEIALGGFAVVAQETCCLALAGADLGAQVDGQALAPWRSFVLEAGQRLQFTQPLLGARAYLAAPGGFLAPQVLGSSACVVREELGGLDGLGQPLGKGDSLRYSGAAVPAAVVPSAQVPDFQAVATLQVVLGAQIGEFSGQSLFDAFNSPWTLDSRGDRMGIRLLGAELKYQGRPMISEGIPLGAIQVPPDGQPIVLLNDRQTIGGYPRLGALTPLSLARLAQCLPGSEVRLVPTVQESAHRQHVEYISRFA; this is encoded by the coding sequence ATGAGCCATCTTTTGATCGAGGCCAGCACCCGGCTGTGCCTGTTGCAGGACCGTGGGCGCTTCGGTGTGCGTCATCTCGGCGTGACCCAGGGCGGGGCGCTGGACTGGGTATCGATGGCCTGGGCCAACCACCTGCTGGGCAACTCGCTGGATGCCCCGGTGGTGGAAATCGCCCTGGGCGGCTTTGCCGTGGTGGCGCAGGAAACCTGTTGCCTGGCTTTGGCCGGGGCCGATCTCGGTGCCCAGGTGGATGGCCAGGCGCTGGCACCCTGGCGCAGCTTCGTCCTGGAGGCGGGGCAGCGCCTGCAATTTACCCAGCCACTGCTGGGCGCGCGGGCCTACCTCGCGGCGCCGGGTGGTTTCCTCGCGCCGCAGGTGCTCGGCAGCAGCGCCTGTGTGGTGCGTGAGGAACTGGGTGGCCTGGATGGGTTGGGGCAGCCGTTGGGCAAGGGGGACAGCCTGCGCTATTCGGGCGCGGCGGTACCCGCCGCCGTGGTGCCGAGTGCGCAGGTCCCTGACTTCCAGGCGGTCGCCACGCTGCAGGTGGTGCTGGGCGCGCAGATCGGTGAGTTCAGTGGGCAGAGCCTGTTCGATGCGTTCAACAGTCCCTGGACCCTCGACAGTCGTGGCGACCGCATGGGCATCCGCCTGCTCGGGGCGGAGCTGAAGTACCAGGGGCGGCCGATGATTTCCGAAGGCATTCCATTGGGCGCGATCCAGGTGCCGCCGGATGGGCAGCCGATCGTGCTGCTCAATGATCGGCAGACCATCGGTGGTTATCCGCGCCTGGGTGCCTTGACGCCATTGTCGCTGGCGCGCCTGGCGCAGTGCCTGCCGGGGAGTGAGGTGCGGCTGGTGCCGACGGTGCAGGAGTCGGCGCATCGGCAGCATGTCGAGTACATCAGCCGGTTTGCCTGA
- a CDS encoding nitroreductase family protein has protein sequence MSANPRVADYPIDAQFTQRWSPRAFTGEAIPEETLLSFFEAARWAPSAYNSQPWRFLYARRDTPNWERFLGLLNEFNRNWAQHASALVIVISKTTFKVPGAAEETPALWHTFDTGSAWGYLALQASQSGWHTHGMAGFDQELTRKELKIPEGYALHAAVAVGKLGDKASLAEYLQAREVPSPREPVSALAAEGDFSL, from the coding sequence ATGAGTGCCAACCCACGTGTCGCCGATTACCCCATCGATGCCCAGTTCACCCAGCGCTGGTCGCCGCGCGCCTTCACCGGCGAAGCCATCCCGGAAGAAACCCTGCTGAGCTTCTTCGAAGCCGCACGCTGGGCGCCATCGGCCTACAACTCGCAGCCGTGGCGCTTTCTCTACGCGCGTCGCGACACGCCGAACTGGGAGCGTTTCCTCGGCCTGCTCAACGAGTTCAACCGCAACTGGGCGCAACATGCGTCGGCGCTGGTGATCGTGATCTCGAAAACCACCTTCAAGGTGCCCGGCGCAGCCGAGGAAACCCCGGCCCTGTGGCACACCTTCGACACCGGCTCGGCCTGGGGCTACCTGGCCCTGCAAGCCAGCCAGAGCGGCTGGCACACCCACGGCATGGCCGGCTTCGACCAGGAACTGACCCGCAAGGAACTGAAGATTCCGGAAGGTTACGCCCTGCACGCGGCCGTGGCCGTCGGCAAACTGGGCGACAAGGCCAGCCTCGCCGAATACCTGCAGGCCCGGGAAGTACCGAGCCCACGCGAGCCGGTAAGCGCGCTGGCGGCCGAGGGTGACTTCAGCCTATAA
- a CDS encoding YajD family HNH nuclease translates to MSSANPPSHTAKLDRILADAKRDKEMGYRDKALKMYPHVCGRCAREFSGKRLSELTVHHRDHNHDNNPQDGSNWELLCLFCHDNEHSRYTDQQYFGDSSLSSPKVAKATHNPFAALAGMLKKDE, encoded by the coding sequence ATGAGTTCGGCCAACCCACCCTCCCATACCGCCAAGCTGGACCGCATCCTCGCCGATGCGAAACGCGACAAGGAGATGGGCTATCGTGACAAGGCGCTGAAGATGTATCCGCACGTCTGCGGCCGCTGCGCCCGTGAATTCTCCGGCAAGCGCCTGAGCGAACTGACCGTGCACCATCGCGACCACAACCACGACAACAACCCGCAGGACGGCTCCAACTGGGAGCTGCTCTGCCTGTTCTGCCACGACAACGAACACTCGCGCTACACCGACCAGCAGTATTTCGGCGACAGCTCCCTGAGCAGCCCGAAGGTCGCCAAGGCCACCCACAACCCCTTCGCCGCCCTGGCCGGGATGCTGAAGAAAGACGAGTGA
- a CDS encoding YcgN family cysteine cluster protein, producing the protein MAAKVEPFWIRKTLDQLDQEEWESLCDGCGLCCLQKLEDEEDNSVYYTRIACKLLDLKTCQCTDYSNRRASVPDCIQLTPGKADEFKWLPPTCGYRLVSEGKDLPLWHHLVCGDRDAVHHERISQSGRMLAEGSVPEDDWEDHLIFRAG; encoded by the coding sequence ATGGCCGCAAAAGTCGAACCCTTCTGGATACGCAAGACCCTCGATCAGCTCGACCAGGAGGAATGGGAGTCGCTGTGCGACGGCTGTGGCCTGTGCTGCCTGCAGAAGCTCGAGGATGAAGAGGACAACAGCGTCTACTACACGCGTATCGCCTGCAAGTTGCTGGACCTCAAGACCTGCCAGTGCACCGACTACAGCAACCGTCGCGCTTCGGTGCCCGACTGCATCCAGCTCACCCCGGGCAAGGCCGACGAGTTCAAGTGGCTGCCGCCGACCTGCGGTTATCGACTGGTCAGCGAAGGCAAGGACCTGCCACTCTGGCATCATCTGGTCTGCGGCGACCGCGACGCGGTGCACCACGAGCGAATCTCCCAGTCCGGGCGGATGCTGGCCGAAGGCAGCGTGCCCGAGGACGATTGGGAAGACCATCTGATTTTCCGCGCCGGTTGA
- a CDS encoding DUF2937 family protein, with amino-acid sequence MWLSYLRLILFTLGLLIGVQVPGFLSDYTKRVEAHLIEAQTSLQGFQKTAEQFFDGDLQKLVAHYRASDDPVFRSDADSLGSLLNRQRLLDDQFQAMQGPWYKRALQVAYAADPAIRQETLQGYTYQVLLSPEAIGWAMGGALLLSFVIEGFFRLVDWVVLGGKRQRERLARRERGW; translated from the coding sequence ATGTGGTTGAGTTACCTGCGGTTGATACTGTTTACCCTGGGGCTGCTGATCGGCGTCCAGGTCCCCGGCTTTCTCAGTGACTACACCAAGCGCGTCGAGGCGCACTTGATCGAGGCGCAGACCAGCCTGCAGGGCTTCCAGAAGACCGCCGAGCAGTTTTTCGACGGCGACCTGCAGAAGCTGGTGGCGCATTACCGTGCCAGCGATGACCCGGTGTTCCGCAGCGATGCCGACAGCCTTGGCAGCCTGCTCAATCGCCAGCGCCTGCTCGACGACCAGTTCCAGGCGATGCAGGGCCCCTGGTACAAGCGCGCCTTGCAGGTGGCCTATGCCGCCGACCCGGCGATCCGCCAGGAAACCCTGCAGGGCTACACCTACCAGGTGTTGCTCTCGCCCGAGGCGATCGGTTGGGCCATGGGGGGGGCGCTGCTGCTCTCCTTCGTGATCGAAGGCTTCTTCCGCCTGGTGGACTGGGTGGTGTTGGGCGGCAAGCGCCAGCGTGAGCGCCTGGCGCGGCGCGAGCGGGGTTGGTAA
- a CDS encoding cyclic nucleotide-binding domain-containing protein, producing MSEPTSLNNEIRDMLMDCGLFSHLLPADCQAASGYFSISSVDKGEEIFHEGDAGTFMCIIHHGSVNVQKLNEAGQPVVIATLRAGRAFGEMAVLDGERRSASCVAASHCQLLNLGKDSLEKMLNESPKIAAKIIRAIAIAMSKRLRMVDGQLLSQQV from the coding sequence ATGTCAGAACCGACCTCACTGAATAACGAAATTCGCGACATGCTGATGGACTGCGGTCTGTTCAGCCACCTCCTGCCCGCCGACTGCCAGGCGGCATCCGGCTACTTCAGCATCAGCAGCGTGGACAAGGGCGAGGAAATCTTCCATGAAGGCGATGCAGGCACCTTCATGTGCATCATCCATCATGGCAGCGTCAACGTGCAGAAGCTCAACGAAGCCGGCCAACCCGTGGTCATCGCCACCCTGCGGGCCGGGCGGGCCTTCGGCGAGATGGCGGTACTCGATGGCGAGCGGCGCTCGGCCAGTTGCGTGGCGGCCAGCCACTGCCAGCTGTTGAACCTGGGCAAGGACTCGCTGGAAAAGATGCTCAACGAATCGCCGAAAATCGCCGCCAAGATCATTCGTGCCATCGCCATCGCAATGTCCAAGCGCCTGCGCATGGTCGACGGGCAACTGCTCTCGCAGCAGGTCTAG
- a CDS encoding class II glutamine amidotransferase produces the protein MCELLGMSANVPTDIVFSFTGLMQRGGRTGPHRDGWGIGFYEGRGLRVFQDPAASCDSEVAQLVQRYPIKSEVVIGHIRQANVGKVCLSNTHPFVRELWGRNWCFAHNGQLADFQPRHSFYRPVGDTDSEAAFCDLLNRVRAAFPEPVEVEQLLPSLVAACAEYRGKGVFNCLLSDGDWLFCYCSTKLAQITRRAPFGPARLKDVDVIVDFQAETTPNDVVTVIATEPLTENETWTRYEPGQWSLWRRGECVSQGRTE, from the coding sequence ATGTGTGAATTGTTGGGCATGAGCGCCAATGTGCCGACCGATATCGTTTTCAGCTTCACCGGGCTGATGCAGCGCGGTGGCCGCACCGGCCCGCATCGTGACGGTTGGGGCATCGGTTTCTACGAGGGACGTGGCTTGCGGGTGTTCCAGGACCCGGCGGCGAGCTGTGATTCGGAGGTCGCGCAACTGGTGCAGCGTTATCCGATCAAGAGCGAAGTGGTGATCGGGCACATCCGCCAGGCCAACGTCGGCAAGGTCTGCCTGTCCAATACCCATCCGTTCGTTCGTGAGCTGTGGGGGCGCAACTGGTGTTTCGCGCATAACGGCCAGTTGGCGGACTTCCAGCCCCGGCACAGCTTCTATCGCCCGGTCGGCGATACCGACAGCGAGGCGGCCTTCTGCGACCTGCTCAACCGCGTTCGCGCGGCCTTTCCCGAGCCGGTCGAGGTAGAGCAACTGTTGCCTTCGCTGGTGGCCGCCTGCGCCGAGTATCGTGGCAAGGGCGTGTTCAACTGCCTGCTCAGCGACGGTGACTGGCTATTCTGCTACTGCTCGACCAAGTTGGCGCAGATCACCCGTCGTGCCCCGTTTGGTCCGGCGCGGCTGAAGGATGTCGATGTGATCGTCGACTTCCAGGCCGAGACCACGCCCAACGACGTGGTGACGGTGATTGCCACCGAACCCCTGACCGAAAACGAGACCTGGACCCGCTACGAGCCGGGTCAATGGAGCCTGTGGCGGCGTGGCGAATGCGTCAGCCAGGGCCGGACTGAATAA
- a CDS encoding MFS transporter has product MADGGAAGPAKSRYHKPLIASLATDTMTENDYLIAWGCYAFAALGCLLVWFRLTRWTWRWLREPLRLLVAVLLFSPTILDPVKERFAPAVAITALDLLFKVGNNAWRAVSDLFMYLVIAAGVYLVFVLIRWPIERSSKARKQQAEAAAAAARAEIEADDQPFAAQSQERPRRPPPAGGAGRQRVEPRL; this is encoded by the coding sequence ATCGCTGACGGCGGGGCAGCCGGACCTGCGAAAAGCCGTTATCATAAGCCCCTCATTGCCAGCCTTGCCACGGACACCATGACCGAGAACGACTATCTGATTGCCTGGGGTTGCTACGCCTTTGCCGCCTTGGGCTGCCTGTTGGTGTGGTTTCGCCTGACCCGCTGGACCTGGCGCTGGCTGCGCGAGCCGTTGCGCCTGCTGGTGGCGGTGCTGCTGTTCAGCCCGACCATCCTCGACCCGGTGAAGGAGCGTTTCGCCCCGGCGGTCGCCATCACCGCCCTGGACCTGTTGTTCAAGGTCGGCAATAACGCCTGGCGCGCGGTCTCCGACCTGTTCATGTACCTGGTCATCGCCGCCGGCGTGTACCTGGTCTTCGTGCTGATCCGCTGGCCGATCGAGCGTTCGAGCAAGGCCCGCAAGCAGCAGGCCGAGGCCGCCGCAGCTGCGGCCCGTGCCGAAATCGAGGCTGACGACCAGCCGTTCGCCGCCCAGTCCCAGGAGCGCCCACGGCGTCCGCCGCCTGCCGGTGGTGCCGGTCGCCAGCGGGTCGAGCCGCGTCTGTAA
- a CDS encoding 5-oxoprolinase subunit PxpA: MSRLLLNCDIGESYGNWTMGLDAQVMPFIDFANIACGYHAGDPSIMRKTVSLALANDVRIGAHPAYPDLVGFGRRSMACTPQEIQDLLHYQIGALDGICRAQGARVSYVKPHGALYNDMMANPQQLRSVIQAIAAYDRELPLMLLAMRDNSAAQAVADEFGVTLWFEAFADRAYDPEGRLVSRQLPGAVHHESQRIIEQALTIARGDPLTASDCSALRLHADTLCVHGDNASSVEAVQRIREALDRQANP, translated from the coding sequence GTGAGCCGCCTGCTACTCAACTGCGATATCGGGGAAAGTTACGGCAACTGGACCATGGGTCTGGATGCGCAAGTCATGCCGTTCATCGACTTCGCCAACATCGCCTGCGGCTATCACGCCGGCGATCCGAGCATCATGCGCAAGACCGTCAGCCTGGCCTTGGCCAATGACGTGCGGATCGGCGCCCATCCGGCGTACCCGGACCTGGTCGGTTTCGGCCGCCGTTCCATGGCCTGTACGCCCCAGGAAATCCAGGACCTGCTGCACTACCAGATCGGTGCGCTGGATGGCATCTGCCGGGCCCAGGGCGCTCGGGTCAGCTATGTCAAACCGCACGGCGCGCTGTACAACGACATGATGGCCAACCCGCAACAGCTGCGCTCGGTGATCCAGGCGATCGCCGCCTACGATCGCGAGTTGCCCCTGATGCTGCTGGCGATGCGCGACAACAGCGCGGCCCAGGCAGTGGCTGATGAATTCGGTGTGACCCTGTGGTTCGAAGCCTTTGCCGATCGCGCCTACGACCCCGAGGGGCGCCTGGTTTCCCGACAGCTGCCGGGTGCCGTGCACCACGAGTCGCAGCGGATCATCGAACAGGCCCTGACCATCGCCCGTGGCGACCCCCTGACCGCCAGCGACTGCAGCGCTCTGCGCCTGCACGCCGACACGCTTTGCGTGCATGGCGACAACGCCAGCTCGGTCGAGGCCGTGCAGCGTATCCGCGAGGCCCTCGATCGGCAGGCGAACCCATGA
- a CDS encoding YgaP family membrane protein — protein sequence MSDSKTLQRIDSTPFQSRPAEQNVQGWERIGSLAGGVVMVGKGLRRGGVFGLIQVAIGGVAMARGITGHSSAKSLLEKGRQDLQGVRAKVERAADELRQMKASAEMATRTATVTGNDSLETPKA from the coding sequence ATGAGCGACAGTAAAACCCTGCAGCGCATCGACTCCACGCCATTCCAGTCCCGGCCGGCCGAGCAGAACGTCCAGGGCTGGGAGCGCATCGGTTCCCTGGCCGGCGGCGTCGTGATGGTCGGCAAGGGCCTGCGCCGGGGTGGCGTGTTCGGCCTGATCCAGGTGGCCATCGGCGGCGTCGCAATGGCTCGCGGCATCACCGGCCACAGCTCGGCCAAGAGCCTGCTGGAAAAGGGCCGCCAGGACCTGCAAGGCGTACGTGCCAAGGTCGAGCGAGCGGCGGATGAGCTGCGGCAGATGAAGGCCAGTGCCGAGATGGCAACCCGTACCGCGACGGTGACGGGGAACGACTCGCTGGAAACGCCGAAGGCCTGA
- a CDS encoding S9 family peptidase — protein MSRKAAISSAPIARKGQGPDPYAWLQERDSEAVLDYLKAENSYQQAQLADQAELRETLFEEIRGRILETDLSLPSPWGPFLYYTRTTAGDEYARHYRCPRPADDSLTVDEGTEQLLLDPNELAAGGFLSLGSFSVSPDHQRLAYSLDTSGDEIYRLYVKELASGNVSELPFDDCDGSMTWANDSRTLFFGELDDTHRPHKLYRHVLGQDGAEEVLHEPDGRFFLHCYRSSSERQLVALLGSKTTSEAWVLDAETPGQPFTCLAPRVEGHEYFVDHGRYQGQWRWFIRSNQDGINFALFHAADDGIPRRDDWQRLVPHDDQVMLEGVTLNAQALCLSLREGGLPIIEVRPEGLPAYRVQLPDAAYSLYVQDSLEFSSDCIRLRYEALNRPAQVRQLNLASGEQIVLKQTPVLGPFDADAYVSQRLWAKAPDGTRIPISLVVKRELLGQATPLYLYGYGAYGESLDPWFSHARLSLLERGVAFAIAHVRGGGELGEAWYRAGKQEHKQNTFDDFIACAEHLVAEGLTRSSQLVISGGSAGGLLIGAVLNQRPELFQAAIAEVPFVDVLNTMLDPDLPLTVTEYDEWGNPQEPEVHARLKAYAPYENVRAQAYPAMLVIAGYNDSRVQYWEAAKWVAKLRATRTDEHLLLLKTELGAGHGGMSGRYQGLRDVALEYGFVFKVLGIA, from the coding sequence ATGTCCCGCAAAGCCGCCATCAGCAGCGCCCCGATTGCCCGCAAGGGCCAAGGTCCCGATCCCTATGCCTGGTTGCAGGAGCGCGACAGCGAGGCGGTGCTCGATTACCTCAAGGCCGAAAACAGCTATCAGCAGGCGCAGTTGGCCGACCAGGCCGAACTGCGCGAAACCCTGTTCGAGGAAATCAGGGGACGGATTCTCGAGACCGACCTGTCCCTGCCCTCGCCCTGGGGCCCGTTCCTGTACTACACCCGCACCACCGCCGGCGACGAGTACGCCCGCCACTATCGCTGCCCGCGCCCGGCCGATGACAGCCTGACCGTCGATGAAGGCACCGAGCAACTGCTGCTCGACCCCAACGAGCTGGCCGCTGGCGGCTTCCTGTCCCTCGGCAGCTTCAGTGTCAGCCCGGACCACCAGCGCCTGGCCTACAGCCTGGACACCAGCGGCGACGAAATCTACCGCCTGTACGTCAAGGAACTGGCCAGCGGCAACGTCAGCGAGCTGCCCTTCGACGACTGCGACGGCAGCATGACCTGGGCCAACGACAGCCGTACGTTGTTCTTCGGCGAGCTGGACGACACCCACCGCCCGCACAAGCTCTATCGCCATGTGCTGGGACAGGATGGCGCCGAGGAAGTCCTGCATGAACCGGACGGGCGTTTCTTCCTGCACTGCTACCGCAGCAGCTCCGAACGGCAACTGGTGGCGCTGCTGGGCAGCAAGACCACCAGTGAAGCCTGGGTGCTCGACGCCGAGACACCAGGCCAACCCTTCACCTGCCTGGCGCCACGCGTCGAGGGCCACGAGTACTTCGTCGATCACGGTCGCTACCAGGGCCAGTGGCGCTGGTTCATCCGCAGCAACCAAGACGGCATCAACTTCGCCCTGTTCCACGCCGCCGACGATGGCATCCCCCGTCGCGACGACTGGCAACGGCTGGTACCCCACGATGACCAGGTGATGCTCGAAGGCGTCACGCTCAATGCCCAGGCCTTGTGCCTGAGCCTGCGCGAAGGCGGCCTGCCGATCATCGAGGTACGTCCCGAGGGTCTGCCGGCCTACCGCGTGCAGTTGCCGGATGCGGCCTACAGCCTCTACGTGCAGGACAGCCTGGAGTTCAGCAGCGACTGCATCCGCCTGCGCTACGAAGCCCTCAACCGCCCGGCCCAGGTCCGTCAGTTGAACCTGGCCAGTGGCGAGCAGATCGTGCTCAAGCAGACGCCGGTGCTCGGCCCCTTCGATGCCGATGCCTATGTCAGCCAACGACTCTGGGCCAAGGCGCCGGACGGCACCCGGATCCCGATCAGCCTGGTGGTCAAGCGCGAGCTGCTGGGCCAGGCCACCCCGCTCTATCTCTATGGCTACGGCGCCTACGGCGAAAGCCTCGACCCCTGGTTCTCCCATGCCCGCCTGAGCCTGCTCGAGCGCGGCGTGGCCTTCGCCATCGCCCACGTGCGCGGCGGCGGCGAACTGGGCGAGGCCTGGTATCGCGCCGGCAAGCAGGAGCACAAGCAGAACACTTTCGACGACTTCATCGCCTGCGCCGAGCACCTGGTCGCCGAAGGCCTGACCCGCTCCAGCCAACTGGTCATCAGCGGCGGCAGTGCCGGTGGCCTGCTGATCGGCGCGGTGCTCAACCAGCGCCCGGAACTGTTCCAGGCGGCGATTGCCGAGGTGCCGTTCGTCGATGTACTGAACACCATGCTCGACCCCGACCTGCCGCTGACCGTCACCGAATACGACGAGTGGGGCAACCCGCAGGAACCCGAGGTGCATGCCCGGCTCAAGGCCTACGCCCCCTACGAGAACGTTCGCGCCCAGGCCTACCCGGCGATGCTGGTGATCGCCGGCTACAACGACAGCCGCGTGCAGTACTGGGAGGCGGCCAAGTGGGTGGCAAAATTGCGTGCGACCCGCACCGACGAACATCTACTCTTGCTCAAGACCGAGCTGGGTGCCGGCCACGGCGGCATGAGCGGGCGCTACCAGGGATTGCGTGACGTAGCGCTCGAATATGGCTTCGTGTTCAAGGTTCTGGGTATCGCCTGA
- a CDS encoding LysR family transcriptional regulator has translation MNLKFLETFVWVTRLKSFRLTADKLFTTQAAISSRIAVLESELGVKLFLRDSRGVKLTPEGLKVLEHAEQMLGTLQALRHAIEPGSTKVGRIRIGVMDTVIHTWLSPLVAEMTERFPRVEIELVADTALNLADQLQKGFVDLVLQTDPLRQESIRSLELASYPMGWVVASHSLYNREYTNLEDLARERIVTFSKNSRPHQELLALLQAHGVPAPRLNCVNSVSAITRLLRDGFGIGALPLALVSEELARDELTLLSLPVCAPNLELVVSWRIGEELVEEIVALCQQVLHDYADKMGQQHVVLKKA, from the coding sequence ATGAACCTCAAGTTTCTCGAAACCTTCGTCTGGGTCACACGGCTCAAGAGTTTTCGCCTGACTGCGGACAAGCTGTTCACCACCCAGGCCGCCATTTCCAGCCGCATCGCCGTGCTCGAGAGCGAACTGGGCGTCAAGCTGTTCCTGCGTGATTCGCGTGGAGTCAAGCTGACGCCCGAAGGACTCAAGGTACTCGAGCATGCCGAGCAGATGCTCGGCACCCTGCAAGCGCTGCGGCACGCCATCGAACCCGGTTCGACCAAGGTCGGGCGCATACGGATCGGCGTGATGGACACGGTGATCCACACCTGGCTCAGCCCGCTGGTGGCAGAAATGACCGAGCGCTTTCCGCGGGTGGAAATCGAGCTGGTGGCCGACACCGCACTGAACCTCGCCGACCAGCTGCAGAAGGGCTTCGTCGACCTGGTCCTGCAGACCGATCCACTGCGCCAGGAGTCCATCCGCAGCCTGGAACTGGCCAGTTATCCGATGGGTTGGGTGGTCGCCAGTCATTCGCTCTACAACCGCGAATACACGAACCTGGAAGACCTTGCGCGAGAGCGGATCGTGACCTTCTCGAAAAACTCCCGGCCACACCAGGAGCTGCTCGCGCTGCTGCAGGCTCATGGCGTTCCAGCGCCACGGCTCAACTGCGTGAACTCGGTATCGGCGATCACCCGCCTGCTGCGTGATGGTTTCGGCATCGGTGCACTACCGCTGGCGCTGGTCAGCGAAGAACTGGCCCGTGACGAATTGACCCTGCTTTCGCTACCGGTGTGTGCGCCGAATCTGGAGCTGGTGGTGTCCTGGCGGATCGGCGAAGAGCTGGTGGAGGAGATCGTCGCCCTGTGCCAACAGGTGCTGCACGATTATGCCGACAAGATGGGGCAGCAGCATGTGGTGCTGAAGAAGGCGTGA
- a CDS encoding 5-oxoprolinase subunit B family protein — MKPRVEVVAIDCLMVRLFEVIAEENMPWMLAASERLRAGFGGHLVDLVPSYTTLMVHYDLTRLGPGQARELIAEALSDLQPNATTSGQCHVLPVWYDLSVGPELRLLSERSGWSVSEVIRRHSEREYQVFALGFAPGFAFMGLVVEPLAAPRLDTPRKKVAAGSVGIAERQTAAYPVVSPGGWNLIGRTPSKLFDRQRDGYSLMQPGDTVRFAAVEHAEFIRLGGDDTPLEALA, encoded by the coding sequence GTGAAGCCACGCGTCGAGGTGGTGGCGATCGATTGCCTGATGGTGCGCCTGTTCGAGGTGATCGCCGAAGAGAACATGCCATGGATGCTCGCGGCCAGCGAACGCCTGCGGGCCGGCTTCGGCGGGCACCTGGTCGACCTGGTGCCGTCCTATACGACCCTGATGGTGCATTACGACCTGACCCGGCTGGGCCCGGGCCAGGCCCGGGAGCTGATCGCGGAGGCCTTGAGCGATCTGCAGCCCAATGCCACGACCAGCGGCCAGTGCCATGTGCTGCCGGTGTGGTACGACCTGAGCGTCGGCCCGGAGCTGCGCCTGTTGTCCGAGCGCAGCGGCTGGTCGGTGAGTGAGGTGATTCGCCGTCACAGTGAGCGCGAGTACCAGGTCTTCGCCCTCGGCTTCGCGCCAGGGTTCGCCTTCATGGGACTGGTGGTCGAGCCGTTGGCGGCGCCGCGGCTCGATACTCCGCGCAAGAAGGTCGCGGCCGGCAGCGTCGGGATCGCCGAGCGCCAGACCGCCGCCTACCCGGTGGTGTCGCCCGGCGGCTGGAATCTGATCGGCCGAACCCCGAGCAAACTGTTCGACCGCCAGCGTGACGGCTACAGCCTGATGCAGCCGGGCGACACGGTGCGTTTTGCGGCGGTCGAGCATGCCGAATTCATCAGGTTGGGTGGCGACGACACGCCTCTGGAGGCCCTGGCATGA
- a CDS encoding RNA methyltransferase, with product MANKRYSCIGLYNPKSPENVGSVMRAAGCYGVASVFYTGKRYERARDFVTDTKKVHQDIPLIGIDDLKKILPLGCIPVAVELVEGARPLPEYTHPDRALYIFGPEDGSLDKDIRDWCEDVVYIPTTGCMNLAATVNVVLYDRLAKGNNTRSGPKF from the coding sequence GTGGCAAACAAAAGGTACAGCTGCATTGGTTTGTATAACCCCAAGTCACCGGAGAACGTCGGCTCGGTGATGCGTGCGGCTGGCTGCTACGGCGTGGCCTCGGTGTTCTATACCGGCAAGCGCTACGAGCGCGCCCGGGACTTCGTCACCGACACCAAGAAGGTGCACCAGGACATCCCGCTGATCGGCATCGACGACCTGAAGAAAATCCTGCCCCTGGGCTGCATCCCGGTCGCCGTCGAGCTGGTGGAGGGCGCCCGCCCGCTGCCGGAATACACCCATCCCGATCGCGCGCTGTACATCTTCGGCCCGGAGGATGGCTCGCTGGACAAGGACATCCGCGATTGGTGCGAGGACGTCGTGTACATCCCCACCACCGGTTGCATGAACCTGGCCGCCACCGTCAACGTGGTGCTCTATGACCGCCTGGCCAAGGGCAACAACACCCGCTCGGGGCCCAAGTTCTGA